The following are encoded together in the Bradyrhizobium genosp. L genome:
- a CDS encoding TetR/AcrR family transcriptional regulator: MPPRSYVSPARSAAAAETRERVLEAASRTLREGESIARFSLDTVAKAAGVTRLTVYNQFGSRRGLLEAVFDGIARQGGLHQLAEAWTTPDPQAALDRVIEIFCGFWSRDPAIGRLHDAMATDPEFAEAIRERNDRRRRGFTAMVDRIAGDAASPQARKDAVDLLFMLTSYPTFASLRPGRTREEVCRLLQAACRGVIAPLSSYNSRAAPNTQRRPGEGRDP; the protein is encoded by the coding sequence ATGCCGCCGCGCAGCTATGTGAGCCCGGCGCGCAGCGCGGCCGCGGCCGAGACCCGCGAGCGCGTGCTCGAGGCAGCCTCGCGCACGCTGCGCGAAGGCGAGAGCATTGCGCGCTTTTCGCTGGACACGGTGGCGAAAGCGGCCGGCGTGACCCGGCTCACCGTCTACAACCAGTTCGGCTCGCGGCGCGGGCTGCTGGAGGCGGTGTTCGACGGCATCGCCCGGCAGGGCGGGCTGCATCAGCTCGCCGAGGCCTGGACCACGCCCGATCCCCAGGCCGCGCTGGATCGGGTGATCGAGATCTTTTGCGGCTTCTGGAGCCGCGATCCGGCGATCGGCCGGCTGCACGACGCGATGGCCACCGATCCGGAGTTCGCCGAAGCCATCCGCGAGCGCAACGACCGCCGCCGCCGCGGTTTTACCGCCATGGTCGACCGGATCGCGGGCGACGCGGCGTCGCCGCAGGCCCGCAAGGACGCTGTCGACCTGCTGTTCATGCTGACGAGCTATCCGACCTTCGCCTCGCTGCGCCCGGGGCGGACGCGGGAGGAGGTCTGCCGGCTGCTGCAAGCCGCCTGCCGCGGCGTGATTGCGCCGCTATCATCCTATAACTCACGGGCGGCACCAAACACTCAGCGTCGTCCCGGCGAAGGCCGGGACCCATGA
- a CDS encoding DUF1330 domain-containing protein: protein MGVDLLNIKGLGELDRAAPVVMVNLMRFRPRSLDGDGSGRDAYLRYSALTVPMIKARGGTLLWTGNAEAVALGEPAGQQWDYIALVYYPSVADFIDMMTSADYETRCDPHRNNGCEAHVIIATREAYSKFKATQL, encoded by the coding sequence ATGGGTGTCGATCTCCTGAACATCAAAGGCCTGGGCGAGCTCGACCGCGCGGCACCGGTGGTGATGGTCAATCTGATGCGGTTTCGCCCACGCTCGCTCGATGGCGACGGCTCGGGCCGGGACGCCTATCTGCGCTACAGCGCGCTCACCGTGCCGATGATCAAGGCGCGCGGCGGCACGCTGCTGTGGACCGGCAATGCCGAGGCGGTCGCGCTGGGCGAGCCGGCCGGCCAGCAATGGGATTACATCGCGCTGGTCTACTATCCGAGCGTGGCTGATTTCATCGACATGATGACCTCGGCCGACTACGAGACGCGCTGCGACCCGCACCGCAACAACGGCTGCGAGGCGCACGTGATTATCGCGACACGCGAGGCCTACAGCAAGTTCAAGGCGACGCAGCTCTGA
- a CDS encoding metal-dependent phosphohydrolase: MMTLPELAADALGKFLGEYMQRRFGSSQTELVEMVPSIARIAIECIGNSDALYHNVEHTMLVTLAGHDILRGRALHSHMTAEDYAHVIIACLTHDIGYVRGLFEADGENGYLVDPDGRKVTLTRGASDAGLLPYHVDRSKMFVMERIKGIPQLDKGRIARAIEGTRFPLNVPGETEEFGEEAALLRAADLIGQLGDPHYIRKANALYLEFEEAGVNRQLGYDSAADLVDRYPQFYWDSVAPQVQRAIRHLNVTSSGRQWIANLYSNVFRAERDISLSGPQP; the protein is encoded by the coding sequence GTGATGACCCTTCCCGAACTTGCGGCCGACGCGCTCGGCAAGTTCCTCGGTGAATACATGCAGCGCCGGTTCGGCAGCTCGCAGACCGAGCTGGTCGAGATGGTGCCCTCGATCGCGCGGATCGCGATCGAATGCATCGGCAACAGCGACGCGCTCTACCACAATGTCGAGCACACCATGCTGGTGACGCTGGCCGGCCACGACATCCTGCGCGGCCGCGCGCTGCATTCGCACATGACCGCGGAGGATTATGCGCATGTCATCATCGCCTGCCTCACCCACGATATCGGCTATGTGCGCGGGCTGTTCGAGGCGGACGGCGAGAACGGCTATCTAGTCGATCCCGACGGCCGCAAGGTGACGCTGACGCGCGGCGCGTCCGACGCAGGCCTGCTGCCCTACCATGTCGACCGCTCCAAGATGTTCGTGATGGAGCGGATCAAGGGCATCCCCCAGCTCGACAAGGGCCGCATCGCGCGCGCCATCGAGGGCACGCGCTTCCCGTTGAACGTGCCCGGCGAGACCGAGGAATTCGGCGAGGAGGCCGCGCTGCTGCGCGCCGCCGACCTGATCGGGCAGCTCGGCGATCCCCACTACATCCGCAAGGCCAACGCGCTGTATCTCGAATTCGAGGAGGCCGGGGTGAACCGCCAGCTCGGCTACGACTCGGCCGCCGACCTCGTCGACCGCTACCCGCAATTCTATTGGGACAGCGTCGCCCCGCAGGTGCAGCGCGCGATCCGCCACCTCAACGTCACCTCCAGCGGCCGGCAATGGATCGCCAATCTCTACAGCAACGTGTTTCGCGCCGAGCGCGACATCTCGCTGTCCGGGCCGCAGCCGTAG
- a CDS encoding DMT family transporter: MTALPSAPAVPTRRSPLNWLNNQPYLLLSLTSLFWAANIVLARHVGSHVPPITLTTIRWFGVFLILLPFAWPHLRADWPKLRSALPLMLLLSAVGFAFNNAISYWAMQYTEALNALLIQSAGPLFVALWSLVLFGVRLTPAQLAGIAISLAGVLIIILRGDVAALASISFNRGDIMFGASLVSFGLYSALIPRRPKIHQLSLISFTTCCGALMLLPAAIWEFSSGATLQFDPLTLATLAYVLIFPSTLAYLFFNRGVALIGPNRAAPFFHLVPVFGSAMAILLLGETLAPYHLIGYALVLAGVIIASRQGSAKR; encoded by the coding sequence ATGACCGCCTTGCCGTCCGCACCCGCCGTCCCGACCAGACGCTCGCCGCTCAACTGGCTCAACAATCAACCCTATTTGCTGCTCAGCCTGACCTCGCTGTTCTGGGCCGCCAACATCGTGCTGGCGCGGCATGTCGGCAGCCATGTGCCGCCGATCACGCTGACCACGATCCGCTGGTTCGGCGTGTTCCTGATCCTGCTGCCGTTCGCGTGGCCGCATCTGAGAGCGGACTGGCCCAAGCTGCGCAGCGCGCTGCCGCTGATGCTGTTGCTGTCCGCGGTCGGCTTCGCGTTCAACAACGCGATCTCCTACTGGGCCATGCAATATACCGAGGCGCTGAATGCGCTCTTGATCCAGTCGGCCGGCCCGCTGTTCGTGGCGCTGTGGTCGCTGGTGCTGTTCGGCGTGCGGCTGACGCCGGCGCAGCTCGCCGGGATCGCGATCTCGCTCGCCGGCGTGCTCATCATCATCCTGCGCGGCGATGTCGCGGCGCTCGCCTCGATCAGCTTCAACCGCGGCGACATCATGTTCGGCGCTTCACTGGTGTCGTTCGGGCTGTATTCGGCGCTGATCCCGCGGCGGCCGAAAATCCACCAACTCTCGCTGATCTCCTTCACCACCTGCTGCGGCGCGTTGATGCTGCTGCCGGCGGCAATCTGGGAGTTCTCCTCCGGCGCGACCTTGCAGTTCGACCCGCTGACGCTGGCGACGCTGGCCTATGTGCTGATCTTCCCGTCGACGCTGGCCTATCTGTTCTTCAACCGCGGCGTCGCGCTGATCGGCCCGAACCGCGCCGCGCCGTTCTTCCATCTGGTGCCGGTGTTCGGCTCGGCGATGGCGATCCTGCTGCTCGGCGAGACGCTGGCGCCGTATCACCTGATCGGCTACGCGCTGGTGCTCGCCGGCGTCATCATCGCTTCGCGCCAGGGATCGGCGAAAAGGTAG
- a CDS encoding methyl-accepting chemotaxis protein has product MKLSNLKITPKLGILVGVTLVGLCTAGVLAINLIQREMTNARIDQAKAMVEMAKNYAESLKKDVDAGKLTKEAAMAELGKRANAMTYDNGSGYLFGTGYDGITVLAPDPKQVGTNRMEVVTNGRKLSWELMNGVKANGSILLFYEYVKPGQETPIRKLGYAVAVPGFDMYLGTGAYLDDIDAKMRPIAWLLGLAILGIGIISGSVAWLIGRSISRPLNLLGTRMREIADGKLDGEIPGVGRGDEVGAMAATVQVFKDNAIRIRDLEKAEAETQARAAGERRSAMENIASDFERSVNGIVRSVASAAAGMQTTAQSMTATASDASARAATVGAASDSASNNVGTVAAAAEELSSSVAEIARQVARSSEVASQAVADAERTNATVQALSTGAEKIGEVVKLIHSIAAQTNLLALNATIEAARAGESGRGFAVVASEVKALANQTAKATEEISAQVAAMQSSTGEAVTSIGGITATIAQMSEITASISTAIDQQGDATREIARNIQQVAAGSSEISAHIGGVTSAAAATGTAAGDVLSNARQLDTQSGALRNAVDEFLQKVRAA; this is encoded by the coding sequence GTGAAGCTGTCAAATTTGAAGATCACCCCCAAGCTCGGCATTTTGGTCGGGGTGACCCTGGTCGGCCTCTGCACGGCCGGCGTTCTCGCGATCAATCTGATCCAGCGCGAGATGACCAATGCGCGCATCGACCAGGCCAAGGCCATGGTCGAAATGGCGAAGAACTACGCGGAAAGCCTCAAGAAGGACGTCGACGCCGGCAAGCTGACCAAGGAAGCGGCGATGGCGGAGCTCGGCAAGCGCGCCAACGCCATGACCTATGACAACGGCTCCGGCTACCTGTTCGGCACCGGCTATGACGGCATCACCGTGCTGGCGCCCGATCCGAAACAGGTCGGCACCAACCGGATGGAGGTCGTGACCAACGGCCGCAAGCTGTCCTGGGAGTTGATGAACGGCGTCAAGGCCAACGGCTCGATCCTGCTGTTTTATGAATATGTGAAGCCCGGCCAGGAGACCCCGATCCGCAAGCTCGGCTACGCGGTCGCCGTGCCTGGCTTCGACATGTATCTCGGCACCGGCGCCTATCTCGACGACATCGACGCCAAGATGCGGCCGATCGCCTGGCTGCTCGGGCTGGCCATCCTCGGCATCGGCATCATCTCCGGTTCGGTCGCCTGGCTGATCGGCCGCAGCATTTCCCGGCCGCTCAATCTGCTCGGCACCCGCATGCGCGAGATCGCCGACGGCAAGCTCGACGGCGAGATTCCCGGTGTCGGCCGCGGCGACGAGGTCGGCGCGATGGCCGCTACCGTGCAAGTGTTCAAGGACAACGCGATCCGGATCCGCGATCTCGAAAAGGCCGAGGCCGAGACCCAGGCCCGTGCCGCCGGCGAACGCCGCTCCGCGATGGAGAACATCGCCAGCGATTTCGAGCGTAGCGTGAACGGCATCGTCCGTTCGGTGGCCTCGGCCGCCGCCGGCATGCAGACCACCGCGCAATCGATGACCGCGACCGCAAGCGACGCCAGCGCGCGGGCGGCGACCGTCGGTGCGGCTTCCGACTCTGCCTCCAACAATGTCGGCACCGTGGCCGCCGCCGCCGAGGAGCTTTCCTCGTCGGTCGCCGAGATCGCCCGCCAGGTGGCGCGCTCCAGCGAGGTCGCAAGCCAGGCGGTGGCCGATGCCGAGCGCACCAATGCCACCGTGCAGGCGCTCTCCACCGGCGCCGAGAAGATCGGCGAGGTGGTCAAGCTGATCCACTCGATCGCCGCCCAGACCAATCTGCTGGCGCTCAACGCCACCATCGAGGCGGCGCGCGCCGGCGAATCCGGCCGCGGCTTCGCGGTGGTCGCCTCCGAAGTGAAGGCGCTGGCCAACCAGACCGCGAAGGCGACCGAGGAGATCTCGGCGCAGGTCGCCGCGATGCAGTCCTCCACCGGCGAGGCGGTGACCTCGATCGGCGGCATCACCGCGACGATCGCGCAGATGAGCGAGATCACCGCCTCGATCTCGACCGCGATCGACCAGCAGGGCGATGCGACGCGCGAGATCGCGCGCAACATCCAGCAGGTCGCGGCCGGTTCGAGCGAGATCTCGGCCCATATCGGCGGCGTCACCTCGGCGGCCGCCGCCACCGGCACCGCGGCAGGCGACGTGCTCTCGAACGCCCGCCAGCTCGACACCCAGTCCGGCGCGCTGCGCAATGCGGTCGACGAGTTCCTGCAGAAGGTGCGGGCGGCGTAA
- a CDS encoding C-terminal binding protein yields MSKFRVVTPKGASFTVAGGGYDYEREALDPIGAEIIEAPANEAEFIAAARTADAIYAKGMPITKAVIDALETCKVITLGSVGVDSVDVKAATARGIPVTNIPDTFIEEVADHAMMLLLSGFRRLVEQDKMVRSGRWAEGRPALLKIPRLMGQTLGFVSFGRVARAVAKRAAPFGLRMMAYDPFIQETLMYDHGVIPATLSEVLTQSDFVSMHAPARPEVHHMLTEKHFRQMKKSAVFINTGRGATVDEESLIKALQEGWIAHAALDVLEKEPPSHNNPMLGMDNVTLTAHVASASARFDEARKRRVGYELSLVLQGMWPVSCVNPSVLQNTALRRWQPVSMDRGPNS; encoded by the coding sequence ATGTCGAAATTCAGGGTGGTGACGCCGAAGGGCGCGAGCTTCACGGTCGCCGGCGGCGGTTATGACTATGAGCGGGAGGCGCTCGACCCGATCGGTGCCGAGATCATCGAGGCGCCGGCCAACGAAGCCGAATTCATCGCCGCCGCGAGAACCGCGGATGCGATCTACGCCAAGGGCATGCCGATCACCAAGGCGGTGATCGACGCGCTGGAAACCTGCAAGGTGATCACGCTCGGCAGCGTCGGCGTCGACTCGGTCGACGTCAAGGCCGCGACCGCCCGCGGCATCCCCGTCACCAACATCCCCGACACCTTCATCGAGGAGGTCGCCGACCACGCCATGATGCTGCTGCTGTCAGGCTTCCGCCGCCTGGTCGAGCAGGACAAGATGGTGCGCAGCGGCCGCTGGGCCGAAGGCCGGCCGGCGCTCTTGAAGATTCCGCGCCTGATGGGCCAGACGCTCGGCTTCGTCTCGTTCGGCCGCGTCGCCCGTGCGGTGGCCAAACGCGCCGCGCCGTTCGGGTTGCGGATGATGGCCTACGATCCCTTCATCCAGGAAACGCTGATGTACGACCACGGCGTGATCCCCGCGACATTGTCGGAGGTGCTCACGCAGTCGGATTTCGTCTCGATGCACGCGCCGGCGCGGCCCGAGGTGCATCACATGCTGACCGAGAAGCATTTCCGCCAGATGAAAAAATCCGCCGTCTTCATCAACACCGGTCGCGGCGCCACGGTCGACGAGGAGTCGCTGATCAAGGCCCTGCAGGAGGGCTGGATCGCGCATGCCGCGCTCGACGTGCTGGAGAAGGAACCGCCGTCGCACAACAATCCGATGCTCGGAATGGACAATGTTACCTTGACCGCCCATGTCGCCTCGGCCTCGGCACGTTTCGACGAAGCGCGCAAGCGTCGCGTGGGCTACGAATTGTCACTAGTGCTGCAAGGCATGTGGCCGGTAAGCTGCGTCAACCCGTCGGTGCTGCAGAACACCGCGCTGCGCCGCTGGCAGCCCGTCAGCATGGATCGCGGTCCGAACAGCTAA